GTCCACCACCCAGCCCCGCGGGAGCCAGTGCCCGGCCTCGTCCGGGTCCATGGGCACCTTGAGCCATGTATGCGGGACGGTCACCGCGGCGGCGGCCTGCCGTACCGAGGTCTCATCGGCGTGCGGCAGCACATGGCGCCCCACCTGATCGGGCTTGCCCACCTCGATATAGAGCCCCCAGGGGTGCTCGACCGGGCGGGGCCTATGCCGTGACACGGCCCAGCCGGACACCCAGATCCGCACGAGTTCCGGAACCATCGAGCCCTCCCGAAGTAAGTGATGCTATCCGGGAGCACACCTTACGACGTGAGGTGGAGGCACCGCATCCCCCTTTCGCGGACGCGGGGAGGTGGAGCGGACCGCCGCCGGAAACCCCGTCCAGCCGGCCCCCGCTTCAGATCCCGGGTGTGCCCACTCGGGTGTAGGCCTGCGGGGCGCTGGTGCCGCCCGGGGTGGTGACGGTGACGTCGACCGGGCCGGCGGGGCCGGGGAGGGCGTCGGCGACGAGGTGGGTGTCGGAGACGACGGTGAACCCGGCGGGGCTGCCGCCCACGAGCACCTTGGTGGTCTGGGCGAGGCGGGTGCCGGTGAGGGTCAGGGTGATGCCACCGGCGGTGGGCCCTTGGTTCGGGACGACCGTCGTGACGACGGGGGCCGCCAGGTAGGTGTAGGTGACCGCGTTGCTCGTTCCCCCGGCGGTGGTGACCGTGATGCCGACCAGCCCGTCGGCTCCCGGGGGGACCACGGCGGTGATCTGGGTGTCCGAGACCACCGTGAACGTGGTGGCCGCGGTGGCACCGAAGCGCACCGCGGTGGCCTCGACGAGGTGGACGCCGGTGAGGGTGACGGTGTTGCCGCCCGAGAGCGGGCCCGAGGGCGGGGCGACACCGGTGAGGACCGGGGTGCTGACGTAGAAGTAGGAGCTCTGCAGGGTGCTGGTGCCGCCCGGGGTGGTGACGGTGATGTCGACCGGGCCCGGGGTGGCAGCGGGGACCACGGCGGAGATCTGGGTCGCGGACAGGACCGTGAAGGAGGTCGCGGGGGTGGCGCCGAAGGTCACCGCGGTCGTTCCCGTGAGGTTGGTGCCGGTGAGGGTGACGGTGTTCCCGCCGGAGGTGGGCCCTTGGTTGGGGCTGACGCCGCTCAGGGCCGGTGTCACGGAGTAGGTGTAGGAGACGCCGTTGCTGGTGCCGCCGGGTGTCGTGACCGTGACCCGCACCGTGCCGGTCCCGGCAGGGGCGACCGCGGTGATGTGGGTGTCGGAGACGACGGTGAAGGACGTGGCCGGCGTGCTGCCGAACCGTACCGCCCCGGCGGTGGCCAGGCCCGTGCCGGTGAGGGTCACCGTGGTGCCCCCGGCCGCCGGGCCCGAAGCGGGGGTCACGGACGTCAGGACCGGTACCGAGGCCGTCGTGTACGTGAACGGCACACCGTTGCTCGTACCACCGGGCCCCGTCACCGTGACCTGCACCGTCCCCGAGCCCGGAGGCGCCGTCGCAATGATCTGCGTACCGGAAACCACCACGAACGACGCCGACACCGCACCGAACCGCACCACCGACGCACCCGAAAAACCCGAACCCGACAACGTCACCGACGTCCCACCGCCCGACGGACCCGACACCGGACTCACCGACGTCAAGACCGGTACCGAGGCCGTCGTGTACGTGAACGGCACACCGTTGCTCGTACCACCGGGCCCCGTCACCGTGACCTGCACCGTCCCCGAGCCCGGAGGCGCCGTCGCAATGATCTGCGTACCGGAAACCACCACGAACGACGCCGACACCGCACCGAACCGCACCACCGACGCACCCGAAAAACCCGAACCCGACAACGTCACCGACGTCCCACCGCCCGACGGACCCGACACCGGACTCACCGACGTCAACACCGGTGCGGGCGTGGCGACATAGGAGTAGGTGACGAACTGGTTGCTGGTGCCGCTGGGGGTGGTGACGGTGACCTGTACCGTGCCGGTCCCGAGCGGGGCGGTGGCGGTGATCTGGGTGTCGGAGTTGACGGTGAACGAGGGGGACGGTGTGGCGCCGAAGCGTACGGCGGTGGCGTTGGTGAAGCCGGTGCCGGTGACGATCACGGGGGTGCCACCGGCGGAAGAACCCGAGGGGGGAGAGACGGAAAGGACTGCGGGCACGGCTGCGGCCGACGACTGCGCGTCGGAAGCGTCCGGCGATTGTGCTGAGTGATTCACGGCCATGGTCCTTCGAGGGCATGAGCCCCGGCCGGCCGCCGGGGAGAGGCGCCGGACCGAGGCTCGTCAGGGGAGGTGGGGTAGGGGCCCGGGCAGGGGAGGGCGCACCCCTGTCCGGACGGGCTGTTCTTGTGCCCGGTCGCAAGGACCAGGGCGTCAGCGACTCCGGGTGCCGGTCAGATGCCGGGGCCGGCCAGGTAGGTGAAGTCACCACCGGCGGCGCTGCCACCGGTGGTGGTCACGGTGATGGCGGCGGGCCCGGGAGCACCGTCCGGCGTGGGCGGGGTGACGACCGACAAGGTGGTGTCGCTGAGGACGGAGAACGGTGCCGGCGTGGCGCCGAAGAGGACCGACTGGGTGCTGCTCAGGTTGGTGCCGGTGATGGTCACCACCGTGCCGCCGGTGGCCGGGCCGGAGTTGGGATTCACCGTGCCGATGGTCGGAGCGTCGACGTAGGTGTAGGTCAGGCCGTTGTTGGTGCCGCCGGCAGTGGTGACACTGACGCTCACCGGTCCGGGCCCCGTGCCCGCCGGCACGGCGACGGTCAGCTGGCCGTCGTTGACCACGGTCGGGGTCGCCGTGGTGGCGCCGAAGTGCACCGCGGTGGCGGTGGTCAGACCGCTGCCGTTGATGGTGACGGTGTCGCCGCCCGCGGTGACACCCGATACGGGGGAGATAGCGGACTTGAACGGCGGGCCTACGTAGAAGAACGACAGCGGGTTGCTGGTGCCGCCGGGAGTGGTCACGGTCACGGGAACCGTACCGGTGCCCGACGGGCTGATGACGGTGACCGATGTGGGGGTGTTGGCGGTGATGGTGGCGGTCTTGGTGCCGAAGCGCACGGCGGTGGCGCCGGCGAGGTTGGTACCGGTGATGGTGACGACGGTCCCACCTCCGGTGGAACCCTGACTGGGAGAGATGGGCATGGCGTTGCTCCTTCGGTGGAGTGTGAGTGGGAGTGATCAGCCGAGACCGGACGGCCGGGTTCGCCGCCGGTGTCGAGGTGGGCAGCCTGGTGAGCGAGGGCCGACGCGTCGGCCCGGCCGTCAGGTGCAGCCGATGACGCTGCCTGACGGAGCACAGTTGTCCGGGGTGTTGCCGCTCACGTTCGTGGCCAGCAGGGTCGCGCCCCCGGAGTTGACGTAGATGCCGCCACCACTGGCGACGGCGGTGTTACCGGTGACGGAGCTGCCGACCAGCGACACGGCGCCGTTGTCGGTGTAGATCCCGCCCCCGGCAACGGCGGTGTTGCCGGTGACGGCACTGGTGAGCAGCGAGACCGTGCCACCCAGGTTCGAGATGCCGCCCCCCGGGAAAGGGGGCACCGCACTGCCGCCACGGACGGTGACCCCCACCAGGCTCAACTGCCCTTTGGTACCGGGCACGTTGGCGGCTCCCTGGACCTGGAGGACCCGGAATGCGGGCGCGCTCGGGTCGCGGGTGATGGTGGCTCCCATCCCCAGCAGGGTGATCGAGGTGGTGATGGGCGGTAGCCCCACGGGACCGGTGGGCCCGCTGCCGTGCGCGCTGGTGAGCTGGTAGGTGCAGAACGGAACCAGCGCCAGGGTGTCCCCGCCGGCCGCGTTGGCCGCCGTGATCGCGTTCACCAGCGAGGTCTCGCTGCACAGCACGGGGGTCTGGGCACGGGCTTCGTTCGGGACCGCGACCAGCCCGGCGGTCAGCGCCACGGTCAGGGCGCAGACACCGAGGATGGAGCGCAATGTACGGACAGTTCGCATGACGTCCCCAGGAAAGAGTGACATGAGCCGGCACACCAGCCGATGCCGAGGAACGGCACTGCACGATGCCTTGACATCCCCTGCGCGGGAGTGCACCCGCGGCGGTACCAGGACACACCGCCGCCGCTCAAGTGGCCTTCGAGGTAGGCCAGTTGCCACTCCCCCGAGAGGATGGGCGACCCACCGGATTGGATGCCCTCAGTAATCCACCCGAGTGAGCACACCTGCAACGCTCTTGACGGCCCGTCACCCATATGGCAGAGCGTGCGTCGGGGGCGGTGCGCAACGCGGGCGGTAGCGCGGGGACCGGTCCCGTCCGGTTCCCCCGGCGACTCGCCTTCGCCGGTCGTACATGCCTGCCGGTCCGGGGTCACCGACTCCGCTGGGTCCTGCCTGTCCGTCGCCCCGGGTCTGCCACCTTCGCGAGGACGCGCCCGCCAGCCGCCCCAGGACCCGCCCCAGGGCCCGCCCCAGGGCCCGTCCCAGGACGCCGCACTCCCCCGGCCCCCGGACCTCCCTGCGGACAGTGCTGTGGCGACGGCCCCCCGCCGACTCAAACGGTTCCTGACGCATGGCGCCCCGGCTGAAACCGTTCCTTATGAGGAGTCCCATAACCGCAGCAGCGACCGCGGCAGCGCCGGGGCGGCGCACCCTCCGCCCCTCGGCCTGATGCGCCTCGACGCCGATCGCCGACTGTCGAGGCCCAGATCGCCCGATTGGCCGGTCGCCCGGTCGACCATCCGCGACCTGAGCCCCCCACCGACCTCGACACGGCACCCCCGGCACGATCTGTGATCGCCTCGGCACTTTCGGCGATCACCACCCCCGCGCGACCTGGTCGAGCGCCGGCCGGACCCGTGAGGTGCCCCCTCCCCGGGACGGGTCTCCGAGGGCTGTTCGCCTCCGGAAAATGCCTGCTTCCCGCGTAGGGCAGCGCCTCGCCGCACCCGGTACTGAGCGCGTCACGCGAGGGCCACGCCAGTTCAACACCGCCGTCATGGCCGACCCTCCACGCTGGCTGTCGACGGCCCATCCCCTCAAGAGGAGGCATCATGGCGACAAACATCCGGAAGCGCATTCCCCATGTGATCGGTGCGTCTTTCCTGGCCGTGACACTCACCGGAACGGTGGGCGCGATCACCGCGATGAGCAGTGAATCGCCTCAGACAGCAAGCGCTTCGGCGCCGAGCAGCAACGAGCAGACCACGGGTGCCACCACCACCGGCGCGACCATCGGCGCGGCCGCAGGCGGAACCACAGGAGCCACGACGACCGGCGCCACCATCGGCGCAGGCGCAGGCGGAACCACAGGAGCCACCACCACCGGCGCGACCATCGGCGCAGGCGCAGGCGGAACCACAGGAGCCACGACGACCGGCGCCACCATCGGCGCAGGCGCAGGCGGAACCACAGGAGCCACCACCACCGGCGCGACCATCGGCGGCCTCGTCGGCGGCACGACCGGTGCCACCACGACCGGCGCCACCATCGGCGGCGGCGTCGTCGGCGGGACCACGGGCGCCACCACCACAGGCGCCACGATCGGCGGCGGTGGCGGCGTGGCCTGCCGGGTCCGCGTCGTGCAGGGCAGGCTCGTCCTCTTCCCGAAGGGATGCGTGCGGGTCGGCGGCACGACCGGTGCCACCTCGACCGGCGCCACCATCGGCGGCCTCGTCGGCGGGACCACGGGCGCCACCACAACCGGTGCCACGATCGGCGGACTCGTCGGCGGCACGACCGGTGCCACCAGCACCGGCGCCACCATCGGCGGCGGGGCCGGCGGGACCACCGGTGCCACCACGACCGGCGCCACCATCGGCGGCGGGGCCGGCGGCACGACCGGTGCCACCACCACCGGCGCCACCATCGGCGGCGGGGCCGGCGGCACGACCGGTGCCACCACGACCGGCGCCACCATCGGCGGCGGGGCCGGCGGGACCACCGGTGCCACCAGCACCGGCGCCACCATCGGCTGACACGAGCCACACGCTGTGCAGTGCCTTCGGCGGTGGGGACGACCTGACGGCGGCAGCGGGCGCCTAGGAAAGCGCCCGCTCGGGGGGCCTCCACAGGGCGCGTGGGCAACAGTCCCCTCCGCCGACGAGGTGGATTGGTAGCCGATCCTCCCCGCGACCGACCGAGTCCCTCATCGGGACGGTGGTGCCGATGAGGAGGCGGTTACGGACGGTCCGGGGACCGAACCTCCCGGGTGACCATCACCCGGGAGGATCTCTGCGGTCCACCTCCGCCGGGCAGGCCACCCGGCGGCACCGACGCCGGCCCGCGCACCGTGCCTCTCATCTCACCCCTCATCCCGTCCCGCTCCGTGAGTTCCGCGCAACCCCGATCCGGTCGGAGACGAGGACAGTCGAGCACCGAACTCGCCATAGGCGCCGGGCTCGTTCGGCCGGATGGAAGGATGGGCGTCATGATGTCGCCACTGCCGTTCGGAGACCGGTTACGGAAAGAGCTGGGGACGCCCGGGAGCCACCGCGTCCTGGAGAGCAGCCCACGTTCGCGCGTCTGGCGCGTCGAGCTGGACGGGGTACCGGTGGTCGTCAAGCAGCTCGTCGAGGCGCCCGATGCCGCACGGCGGTACGCGAACGAGGTGGCCGCCCTGCGGCTCGCCTCCCGGGCCGAACCGGCCATCGTGCCGGGCCTGTTGGGCACCGACGACGCGGAGCGCGTGCTGGTCCTGGAGCATCTCGCACACCGCCGGCCGTCCCGTGACTGGATCGTCGACTACGCCGCCGCCCTCGCCCGGCTGCACGCCACCGGTACGCCCGAGGACGCCGGGCTCCTGCCGGCCTGGTCCGGCCCCACCCCGGACGACATCGGCTCCTTCCTCCACCTCGCCGAGGCGCTCGAGGTGTCCGTGCCGTCCTGGGCGCCCGCCGAACTCGAGGCGCTCGCGGACCGGATCGACCGGGCACCGGGGCACGCCCTGCTCCACGGAGATCCGTGCCCCGGCAACGATCTGCACACCGCTCAGGGAGTGAGGTTCATCGACTTCGAGCAGGCCGCACTCGGCAGCGGAACCATGGAACTCGCGTATCTGCGCATCGGATTTCCGACGTGCTGGTGCTCCACCGCGCCGGACGCACCGCTCATGGACCGCGCCGAGACGGCCTACCGGACCGCGTGGGCCGCCGCGACCGGCACCGAACCCGACGGCGATCTGACCGATGCCTGCGCCGGCTGGCTGCTGCGCGGCGACGCACTGGTGCAGCGGGCCCACCGGGACACCGTCGATCACCTGGCCCGCATCCCGGACCGGGACTGGGAATGGGGCACCGCGACAGCCCGGCAACGGCTGGTCCACCGGCTCGGCGTCGTCGCACAACGGACGACCGGCCGTGAGGACCTCAGCGGTCTGCACCGTCTCTCCGCGGACCTGCGCCACCGCATGCTGACCCGGTGGCCCACGCTCCGGCCACTGCCCTCGCGGCGCCCGTAGCGGCCGGCTCGCGCGGACTCCTCGGGCACGGGGGCCACGGCCCGTGTCGTACCCGGCAGGAGGCCGCGCGGCTGCCCGCCGCGGCCGTTGCTGTCCTCCTCGCGTCGAACGGGCCTCCCCCGCCCGGCTGATGGCGATGCGCCGCCAGGCCGATGCAGCGGGCCAGGGGGCCGCCGGACCCTCGGAGGGTGACCCGACGGAAGAACGACGCACCTGACGACACCTCAGCACTGTCCGCTGAGAGCGCCGCCCCGGGCGGCCCCGCGGACGCCGGACGAGACGGACCACGCGTGGCTGCTCGCCGCCGCATCCTGCCGAAGCCGCACGGCCGGACGGCGGCGGCCGTGCCCCGTTGGGCCGTGTGGACCGCGTACGCCACCACGCTGACCACGCTGCCCTCCTGCATCTGGCGGATCGCGGCCATGAACCTCCACGCGCCGCTGCTCGCGCACACGACGAAGCCGGTCCCTGGTCATGGGACGGTGCTGTTCACCGGCTGGTGGTACGTGCTGGTCCTGAGCGTGGTCAGCGAGGCGCTGGCGTACCTCACCCTCGGGCTGGTCAGCGAGTGGGGCGAGGTGGTGCCGCGCTGGGTCCCCGGACTGGGCGGACGTCGGGTCCCGGTCCTCGCCGCCGTCGTCCCTGCCGGCCTCGGTGCGGCGGTGCTCACGCTGCTCTTCCCGTACGCGCTGATCATGTCGTGCCTGGGCCGGATGCTCGACGGGACGCCCGGCTCAGGTGTGATCACGCACGGGTGGCAGACCGCCGTCTTCGCCATCGCCTATGTGCCGTTGGCCGCCTGGGGCCCGCTGCTCGGCATCGTGACCGTGCACTGCTACCGGCGCCGCCGCTCCCCCCGTATGGTCACCGCCTGACCGTGGTGACCATCCGGCATCGTCGTCGCGGGCCGGGGCGGATCAGCCGATGTGCGATCCGGTCTTCTCCAGGGCCTCGCGTACGGGCTGGTAGAACGACTCGCCACCCGTGGCGCAGGTGCCCCGGCCGCCCGAGGTCAGGCCCAGCGCGGTGTCGCCGTCGAAGAGCCCGCCGCCGCTGTCCCCGGATTCCGCGCAGAGGGAGGCCTGGACGAGGTCGTCGACCGCCCCCTCCTGGTAGTTGGCCGTCACCTCGACGGCGGTGACCTCGCCACTGCGGAGGTGCGTGCTGCTGCCGCTGCGCTGCACCCGCTCGCCCACGATCGCATCGCCCACCTTGCCGATGGACTGCATGCTGCCGTTGTAGAGGTCCACCTGGCTGGGGTGCGCGACATCGGCGTCGGTGTACCTCGCGATCCCGAAGTCGTCACCGGGGAAGGAGCCGGCCTCCGTCACGGCGAACTCCGGTCCCCCTTGCGTGGCGGCCCAGCTCTGCACGGCGTTGGCGCAGTGCCCGGCGGTCAGGAAGTACGGCCGTCCGTCCCTGATGACGTTGAAGCCGAGCGAACAGCGCGCGCCGCTCCCCCAGATGGCGTTGCCGCCGGCGACCAGTGGCCGGAGGGTGCCCGTCGACTGTCTGAGGACGGCCCGGTCACCGAGCGAGGAGACGACCTTCTTGAGCTGCTCCAGGCGGTCGCCGGTGACCGTACGGTCGGCGACGACGGCCACCTGGTTGGTCTTGGGGTCCGTCGCCCAGGACGTTCCGGGGATCGCGGCCTGTTGCTTGAGGGTCGCCCGGGCGGCGTTGAGCGAGGTGAGGGAGTGCTTGACGATCTTGGCCTCGGCGCCGGCGCCACGGACCTTGGCCGCGGCGGCCTCGGTGGTCACATTGACGATGAGCTTGTTGTGCGGGGCGTCGTAGTAGAAACCCGCCGCCTCGGCCCCGAGGGCGGTGCTGATGTTCCTGGCGCGCTGCGCGGCGGCGGTGGCCGTCGGGGGCTCGGGGGCCGCCTTGGCCGGGGCGGCCTGGGCGCTCTGCAGAGCGAGTGCGGCGGCGATCAGAGTCACCGTCCCCACACTGCCGAGGACGGTGCGGGACGTAGGTACACATGTGTGCTTCAACTCAAGACCTCTGGTGTGGAGTTGGGCCTGCAGTGGATATCCGGGCCCGCGGGAGGCAGGCGTTTCCCCTCCCCCTTGACGAAGTCGATTCCGTGCCGCCCCGTTTCGTGCGGGAATTCCCGCGCATTCGCGGCGGCACACCGGATCGCTCTCCGCCGAAGTACGGCTCTCATGGAGCGCGCTGTGCATCGACATTCATTGCCTCGTCATATGCCTTGACTTCAAGGGGTATCGGCGTCGCGAGCGGCCGGTGCGTGTGGCACGGCGGAATGAAATCATTCTTTCCTGCGCCCGCTTCGCGCTACACCCGCCCGGCCACAGGTCCGCAGGAATCACCTGTACGGCCGGTGGCGCCACCGGCAGCTGCCCGGATTCCCCCACCCCCCCTTCATCGACAGCGTCCCCGACAACCTGCTCACGGAATGGGACCGCCCAAAAGCCATTCCGCAAATCGCGCGCCAAGAATGGTGATAGGCCCAAGTCCGTACCACATGACGGGTCAATTGATGCGGACGAGGCCCGCGAGGCGCTGGGCCGTACGAGTGAAATCGGGTCGCCCTCCCTATGCACGGGACGTGGGGCGGTGGGTCAATCGAGGTATCCGCGCGATGGGCCGCCCATTCCTCCGCACGGGCCGGATCAGTCATTCCCCCGATCCCCCGGCGACCCCACCCGCGCCCCCATACGCATGTGCTGGTCGTCATGGGCCTGGGCGTTCCCTCGCAGGAGGCCTCTCGTGCACGATCTCCCCAGCCCGTCGTCCCGGCCCACCGCCACGGCCGGCCGCGTCGTCGGCCGCATCGGTACGGAGGAGCCGTCGGCGAAGGACGGCACACGGCCGGGCCGTCCCCGGCGGCTGCCCTCGCTGA
This portion of the Streptomyces caniferus genome encodes:
- a CDS encoding IPT/TIG domain-containing protein, whose amino-acid sequence is MPISPSQGSTGGGTVVTITGTNLAGATAVRFGTKTATITANTPTSVTVISPSGTGTVPVTVTTPGGTSNPLSFFYVGPPFKSAISPVSGVTAGGDTVTINGSGLTTATAVHFGATTATPTVVNDGQLTVAVPAGTGPGPVSVSVTTAGGTNNGLTYTYVDAPTIGTVNPNSGPATGGTVVTITGTNLSSTQSVLFGATPAPFSVLSDTTLSVVTPPTPDGAPGPAAITVTTTGGSAAGGDFTYLAGPGI
- a CDS encoding IPT/TIG domain-containing protein, which gives rise to MQVTVTGPGGTSNGVPFTYTTASVPVLTSVTPASGPAAGGTTVTLTGTGLATAGAVRFGSTPATSFTVVSDTHITAVAPAGTGTVRVTVTTPGGTSNGVSYTYSVTPALSGVSPNQGPTSGGNTVTLTGTNLTGTTAVTFGATPATSFTVLSATQISAVVPAATPGPVDITVTTPGGTSTLQSSYFYVSTPVLTGVAPPSGPLSGGNTVTLTGVHLVEATAVRFGATAATTFTVVSDTQITAVVPPGADGLVGITVTTAGGTSNAVTYTYLAAPVVTTVVPNQGPTAGGITLTLTGTRLAQTTKVLVGGSPAGFTVVSDTHLVADALPGPAGPVDVTVTTPGGTSAPQAYTRVGTPGI
- a CDS encoding S1 family peptidase, translated to MKHTCVPTSRTVLGSVGTVTLIAAALALQSAQAAPAKAAPEPPTATAAAQRARNISTALGAEAAGFYYDAPHNKLIVNVTTEAAAAKVRGAGAEAKIVKHSLTSLNAARATLKQQAAIPGTSWATDPKTNQVAVVADRTVTGDRLEQLKKVVSSLGDRAVLRQSTGTLRPLVAGGNAIWGSGARCSLGFNVIRDGRPYFLTAGHCANAVQSWAATQGGPEFAVTEAGSFPGDDFGIARYTDADVAHPSQVDLYNGSMQSIGKVGDAIVGERVQRSGSSTHLRSGEVTAVEVTANYQEGAVDDLVQASLCAESGDSGGGLFDGDTALGLTSGGRGTCATGGESFYQPVREALEKTGSHIG
- a CDS encoding aminoglycoside phosphotransferase family protein, translating into MMSPLPFGDRLRKELGTPGSHRVLESSPRSRVWRVELDGVPVVVKQLVEAPDAARRYANEVAALRLASRAEPAIVPGLLGTDDAERVLVLEHLAHRRPSRDWIVDYAAALARLHATGTPEDAGLLPAWSGPTPDDIGSFLHLAEALEVSVPSWAPAELEALADRIDRAPGHALLHGDPCPGNDLHTAQGVRFIDFEQAALGSGTMELAYLRIGFPTCWCSTAPDAPLMDRAETAYRTAWAAATGTEPDGDLTDACAGWLLRGDALVQRAHRDTVDHLARIPDRDWEWGTATARQRLVHRLGVVAQRTTGREDLSGLHRLSADLRHRMLTRWPTLRPLPSRRP